CGGCGCGCAGCGAGCCCGGCGGCCGGGCGCCCACGGCCAGCAGCCCGTGCAGCATGGCCGGCACGAGCGAGATGTGCGTCACGGCGAGTTCGTCGAGCGCCCGGGCGACGGAGGCGGCGTCGAACCGCGGCCCCGCCAGCGCGACCGTGGCGCCGGCGGCCGCGGCCCTCAGCGGCACGGCGAGCCCCCCTACGTGCGCCCAGGCGAGCGTCGCGAGCCACCGGTCGCCCGCGCCGAACCCGAGACGCTCGTTCGAGGCGGCGGCGTTCGCGCGCAGCGACCGCCATTCGTGGGCGACAAAGCGGGGCAGTCCCTCGGTTCCGGACGTGGGAAGGATGGCGCCGATCCCGGCAAGATCCGCCCGCCCCGGGGGCGCCGAGGGGAGGGTGAGATCCGCCTCCGCGGGTTCGTGCAGATGCACCACGATCTCCCCGATCTCTGGGACCGCGACCGCCCGTGGCCTCCACCCGGTAGCCGGCCACGCCGCCGCCCTCCGCGTAAGCGCGGCGGCCGGTCGAAGCGCCACGACGAACGCGTTCCGCTCATGCGACGTCCATTCCGCATGCGCGGGGGCGAGGACCCAGGAGCCTCCCGGAGCGGCCTCTGGCGCGACCGCGGCAAGGGCGACCGCGCCGGCCGCGTCCAGCGGGAACTGGTGCGCGACGACGGCCCCCGCCCCCACTCCCTCTTCCTCCAGGATCGCGGCCACCGCGCGGCCCGCCGCGCGGATCTCCTCGGCGGACCACCTCCGGTCGCGCGACACGAGCGAGAAGGACGACGAGGGGGCGGGAGTCGCGGGTTCGTTCACCACAGGCAGCCAGCCGCGAACAGGAGGCCCCAGGCACCGGTCATCCGCGCCGTGGCGGCGAGGGCGGGGTTCAGCGTCCGCGGGTCCTCGTACGTCCACACGACGCGCAGCGGAGCGACCGCGAGCAGCACCGCACCCGACGCGAGCAACGCCCCCGGCGGCCACCACCCCGCCATGACGCCGACGGGCGGCACCGCGATGGCGGCGGCGACGAGCAGCGAATACTGCACCCGCGTCGCGGACGGACCGATCCGCACGGCCAGCGTGCGCTTGCCCGCCGCGGCATCCGTCGCGATGTCGCGCAGGTTGTTCACCACCAGGATCGCCGTGGCGAGCGCGCCCGCGCCGAGCCCCGCGAGGAGCGCCTCGGGCGCCCAGCGGGAGAGCTGCACGTAATACGTGCCGGCCACCGCGACCGGGCCGAACAGGATGAACACGGCGAGGTCGCCGAGTCCGTGGTAGCCGTACGGCCACGGCCCGCCCGTGTAGCAGACCGCCAGCAGGATCGAGCCCACGCCGATCCATACGATCGGCCATCCGCCGACAATCACGAGGTAGATGCCAGCCGCGACGGCGAGCGCGAACGAGACCGCCGCCCCGAGCCGGACGGCCGCCGCGGTCAGCAGACCGGCCTGCGTCACCCGCGGCGTGCCGAGCCGGTCGGCCGTGTCCGCCCCGCGCGCGAAGTCGGAGTAGTCGTTCGCGAAGTTCGTGCCGATCTGAATCAGGAGCGCGGCGCCGAGCGCCGCCAGGAAGGGCGCGGCGGCGAAACCGCCGTCCTTCCACGCCAACCCGCCGCCCGCGAGCACGGGCCCTGCCGCGGCCGGCAGCGTGCGCAGGCGGGCGCCGGCGACCCACGCGCCCGCGCTGCCGGGGGTTACGGGCGCCAAGGGTACTGTCTGAAGTTCGGCGCGCGCTTTTCCAGAAAAGCGTTCTTCCCCTCCTGGCCCTCCTCGGTCATGTAGAAGAGCATCGTCGCGTGGCCGGCCAGTTCCTGGAGCCCGGCCTGTCCGTCGCAGTCCGCGTTCATCGCCGCCTTCAGACACCGGATCGCGAGCGGGCTCTTCCCGAGGATTTCTCGCGCCCAGTCGACGCCTTCCGCCTCCATGCGCGCCAGCGGCACGACCTTGTTCACGAGCCCCATCCGCTCGGCCTCCTCCGCTCCGTACTGCCGGCACAGGTACCAGATCTCGCGCGCCTTCTTCTGGCCCACCGACCGCGCCAGGTACGAGGAACCGAACCCCCCGTCGAAGCTCCCCACCTTCGGCCCCGTCTGCCCGAACACGGCGTTGTCCGCCGCGATCGTCAGATCGCACACCACGTGCAGCACGTGCCCGCCGCCGATCGCATACCCGGCGACGAGCGCGATGACGGGCTTCGGCATCGAGCGAATGAGACGCTGGAGATCGAGGACGTTGAGGCGCGCGACCCCGTCCTCCCCCACGTATCCGGCCGTCCCGCGCACGCGCTGGTCGCCCCCGGAGCAGAAGGCCCATTTCCCGTCCCTCGAAGGTCCGTTCCCGGTCAGGAGGACGACGCCGATCCGCTCGTCATCGCGCGCGTCCTGAAACGCCTCGTACATCTCGAACAGCGTGTCCGGGCGGAACGCGTTGCGCACCTCGGGCCGGTTGAAGGCGATGCGGGCGATCCCGTCGCTCTTGTGATACGTGATATCCCCGTATTCGCCGGCCGGCTCCCAGTCGACGCCGCTTTCCGGGGGCGAGAAGGTCTCTGCCATCGCGGGTTCTCCCTCAGATCTCGCGGCGCGCCGCCTCCTTCGCGCGTTCGATCGCGGCGGTGCGCTGCTGCCAGTTGTGTTCACGCTCGACGCACGCCTCCGTGAGGCGGAGGCCCCGGCCCTCCGAGCCGGGGCCCGGCGCCTTCACGACCTCCCGCAGTTCGGCGGCCGACGAAACGAGACGGTGCGGGATTCCGGCGGCGGCGGCAACCGCGCCCAGATCGACGGACTGAGGCATGACCACGTAGGGCGTGAAGGGCGGATCGTGCTCGCGGATCGGTAGCATGTGGAAAATGCCGCCGCCGCGGTTCTGGATGACAACGAGGTGGAGCGAGATGCCGGACGGGCGATCGGCGAGCAGCGCCCCCACATCGTGGAGTAGCGTGAGGTCGCCAATGAGCGCAGCCGAGGGTCGTCCGCAGGCGGCCGCGGCGCCGAGCGCGGCGCTCACGTTGCCGTCGATCCCGCTCGCGCCTCGGAGGCCGAGGGTGCGCAGCGACCGATCCGTCGCGCGCGTGAAGGCGTCGATGTCGCGAATCGGCATCGAGTTGCCGATAAACCAGGGCGTCCCTTCCGGGAGGCTCTCCGCCATGGCGTTCGCGATCGCGCCCTCGAACCACGTCTCCGCCAGCGACCGCTCGACCGCGAGACGCGCCGCGCGATCCGTGGCCCGCCAGCGCCCGAACCACGCCTCTTCCGCTTCTCCGGAATCGGTTGCGGCCGCACGCTCGAGGGTCGCGACCGGATCGCCGGTCAGCGGCCGCGCCTTCGTGGCGAGATGATCGTGCCAGCGGTGCGTCGCGTCGAGGACGAACTGGGGCGCGTCCGCGTGCCGCTCCAGGTAGCGACAGACCGCTGCGGAGGTCGGCGCGCGTCCGACGCGAAGGACCAGATCCGGGCGCAGCGCCGCGGCCACTTCGTCGGCGCGGAGCGAAAGGTCGGCGCTGCCCATCGTCCAGCGCTCCGCGCCGGAGCCGAAACGGGCGCCGGAGAGCGGATCGGCGACGAGCGGGGCGCGCATCCGGGCCGCCAGCGTCAGGGCGGCGCGGCCGATCCCGGGCCGCTGGTTTGGACCGCAGACGATGAGCGGTCGCCGCGCGCCCTGCAGCAGCGCCGCGAGTTCGCCGCCGGCGTCCGGCGGCAGCGCTCCCGGCTCGTCGCCGGGCGTCGGGGAGCCGGGGAGGCGCGGCTCCAGATCGGGAGGCACGTCGCCCGGCACCCGAACCGGCTCCAGCGGCTTCGCGAACTGGACGTTCAGGTGCGCCGGTCCCGCCGGGGGGCCCAGCGCCGCGCGCCACGCGGCCTCCACCGCGGCTCCCAGGCGGGCGAGCCCCGCCGCGGTCGGCTCCGGAAGCGCCAGGTCGATGGACCGGCGGGCGTAGCGGCCGAAGAGATCCCGCTGGTCGATCGTCTGGTTCGCATCCGTGCCCCTCAGCGCCGCCGGCCGATCCGCCGTCAGCGCGAGGAAAGGGACCTCGCTCCGGCTCGCCTCCACGACGGCCGGAAAGAGATTGGCCGCGGCGGTGCCGGACGTCGTGACGACCGCCGCCGGCCGTCCGCTCGCCGCGCCCGCGCCCAGAGCGAAGAAGGCGGCGCTCCGTTCATCCACGTGAGGGTGAAGGATGAACCGGTCGTCCGCCGCCAGCGCGTCCACCAGGGGGGCGGACCGGGACCCGGAACCGATGCAGGCGTGCGACACCCCGCGCCGGGCGAGGCCGTCGACGAGCGCCCGCGCCCACAGTGCATTCCGATTGGGCGCGGCCGAAGTCCGGCTCACCGCGTCCGCGCGACACCGAGCGCCGCGAGCATCGTCTGCAGCTTGACCCGGGTCTCGTCCCACTCCGCCGGAGCCCGGGAACCGCTGACGAGGCCCGCGGCGGCGTAGAGCCGGAGGAGCGGCCCCCTGGCGACGCCGCCGCGCAGCGCGGGGGCGAATTCCCCGTTGCCGTCCTCGTCGAACCAGCCGACCGGACCCGCGTACCAGCCGCGACCTTCCGTCTCGTGCGCGCGGATGATGTCGCGTGCGCCGGCGCGAGGATCGCCACATACGGCCGCGGTGGGATGGAGCGTCTCCACCAGCGACAGGATGTGCGTGCCGGGCCGGGTCTCCGCCTCGAGGTCCGTGCGAAGGTGCTGGATCCGCGGCAGGCGCAGCAGGGCGGGCTTCGGGATCGCTCCGATCCGGACGCCGGACTGACGCAGCCGCTCGACGATGTCCTCGACCACGACGAGGTGTTCCTCCCGGTTCTTGCGGCTGTCGAGCAACTGGCGGCCAAGCCACGCGTCCGATGCCGGATCCGCGCCGCGCGGCGTCGACCCCCCGACCGCCATCGTGCGAAAACGGCGCCCGCGCAGCGAACCGATCAGCTCGGGGGCGGCGCCGACGAGGAAGCGGTCGCGGGCGAACTGCATCAGGTAGAGGTGCGCGAGCGGGTTCGCCGTCCGCAGAGCCGTGAGAACGGCGGCGGAGTCCGGCAGCCTTCCGAGCGTGATATCGATGGAACGGGCGAGCACGACCTTTCGAACCCGACCGGATCGGATCTCCTCAAGAATCTCGTCGACGGCGCGCTGCCATTGCCGGCGATCCAGCAGTTCCTCGATGGCGGTCGCGGACGGCACGGGCCCCGGCGCCGCCCCCTGACGCTCGAGCCTCGCAAGCTGCTCGCGCGTTCGCGTCGCGCGCCGGCGGAGTCGATCGATCGCCTGACCGCCGGAGGTGCCGGCGGCGAAGCGGCGCGTCACCGTCAGCCACGCACCACGTTCGTCCGCCTCGACTTCGTAGGCCGGCAGCACGAAGCGCGCACTCGGGAACGCCTCCCAGAAGCCCGGCTCCCGATCCGCGCGCCGCGCGGGGTCGAAGGCGAAGCCGCCATGCATGCGCGGCCGCCTGGCCTCGCCGTCCAGGTCGAGAACCCACGGTTCCGAGAACAGTTTCTCCGCGCGCCCCCGCGTCCAGGCGATGAGATCTCCGGGAGCGGGTCCCGGCGCCCCCTCCCGGCTGTCGATCTCCGCGGCGGCGCCCGCGTGCGCGATCCAGTGCGGGCCGCTCTGCCAGAAGCCACGCACGCCGACCGGTGGCGAGGCGAGCACCGCTTCGGGCTCGATGCTCGGCAAGCGCAAGGTCACGCTGGCGAAGCAACCCGCCCCGCGCGCCGCCTCGAGCGCCTCCTCCGCCCGCCTCCCGCGGGACCGCCCGGACGCCCTCATCCTGGACACGACACTAGAAGAGCCGGAACTGGAGGCGCAGCAGCCGGCCGGGCTGCGGCAGTCCGCACTGATCGAAGACCGTCGCGTCCGCGAGGTTGTCCAGAGACAGCGACGTCTGGAGCGTCCGGAAGGGTCCGCTGACCGCAAACTCCCGACTCACGACGAGGTCGACGCGGGCCGTCGGATCGAGGGCGATGTCGGCATCGAAGTCCGGATCGACGCAGTACTGGCGCCCGATCGCCTCCACCGCGGCCCGCGCCCGGAAACCCGCGGGGAGCGGGCTCTCCACGTGCGCTCCGACGGCGATCCCGGGCTGATACTCCGCACGGAGGCTGCGGCCCTCGAACCGCCGGTCCGTGACATTCACGTTCTGCCACGTCAGGTCGCCCCCCAGGGAAACATTCCCCCACCGCGCGTCGCCGAGCAGCTCGATCCCCGCCGCGTCCACGCGACGCCGGTTCTCCCGCCGGAACCTCCCGTCCCCGAGTCCCGTGCGCACGATCGCGTTCGAGAAGCTCTGGACGAAGAGCACAGCCTGTGCCTCGACCTCCGCCCCGAACGCCTCCACCGTCCCGGTGACGCCGCCCTCCGCCGCGCGGAGGATCTCCGGCGCGAGTTCGTGGTTGGGGACGAAGCGGCCGAGCGCGCCCGAATACAGTTCCCGCAGCGACGGGAAGCGGACGCGGCGGCTCGCCCCCATGTGGAAGCGCACGCGCGATCCGATCTGCGCGGACCCCCCGATGCGCGCCCCCCAGTCGTCGATCGTCTCGCGCGCTTCGCGACCGCCGGTCTCCGGCGTGCTGCCGCGGTCCCAACTCGCCCCCAGGCTGACGCGGGCGCCCGACCAGAACCCCGCGCCGGGGCCCGCAAGCGGCAACTCGACCTCGCCGCCGAGGCTGAACAGGCGCTGCCGGAAGGTGGACTCTCCGCCGGGCACGAGACGCTCCACGTGGCGCGTCTCGGCCACCGTCAGTGCCGTCCGCACGATCCCATCGCCGAGTTCATGGTCGGACAGGCCGCGGAAGGTGAGGGTGCGGTCGTCCGCGAACTCCTGTCCCGCAACATCCTCATAGGCCAGCGTCTCGAACTCGTCGATCTGCGCGTCGCCCACGTCGACCCCGATGCTGACCTCGAAGTCTCCCGTGCCGAAGGGGGTGCGACCCCACCCGGTACCCGCTGAGACCGTGCCCACGGCGCGCTTCGCCTCCGGCAGCCTCCAGCGCCGCGGATTCATCACGTGGAGCTCCGGCGGGACCCCCCGCTCGGCGCGATACCCGAAGGCGGACGTGGAGACCCAGGCGCCGCCTTCGGATTCGGCCCGGCCGGTGAAGAAGGCGCTCACATGGTCGAGATCGCTGTTGAGACGCCGGTTCGGGTCGGTCGCGGCCGGCTGCACGACGCCGCCGGGAAGCGGTACGCCGTCGCGCGTCCGGTAGCCGCCGCCCGCCTGAACGGACACGCCGCCGTCCCCCGAACTCCACGTGCGTCCGAGCCGCACGCCGCCGAAGGCCGCACCGGTCGCGTCCATGCCGCCCTGCATCCCGTTGAGCCGTCGGTCCGCGTCGACGCTCCCGTGTCCGATCTCGATCGAGACCACGCCGCCCAGAACGTTGGGACCGTGGAGAACCGACGAGATGCCCCGGAAGAGCTGGATCTCGCGCGCCGCGTCGACCGGAATGAGGGAAAGATCCGTGCGCGCGTCCCACCCGAGCGTCAGAGGCACCCCGTCGACGAGCACGGAAAGCTGACGCGACTCGGTCCCCCTCAGCGTCGGCTGGGCCTCGCCGCGCGAGTTCTCCCGCACCTGCAGGAACGGAATCTCGCGCAACGCCTCGTCGAGCAGGGGGACGGCGGCCACGCGCGGCGACTGAAGGCTGAGGCGCACCGCGCTCGCACCCGAGACGCTGGCGACCGGCCGCAGCGCCTCGATGCGGAGTTCGCGAAGCTGGAAGGACACCGTATCCCGGGACACGGTGTCCGGTACCTGCGCGGCGACGCCCTCCGCCCCCGGCAGACACGCCAATGCGGCGAGAAGCCGCCACGCGCCACGCCGGGCGAACCGTCGCCCGACCTTCCCTTCCATCCTCCGTGTCATGCGCTCCCGCTTGCCTGCTCCACTGACTCTCCCGAAGCCCCGCGCGGCGTCCGGCCGCGTCGGGTGCGATCCTTCAGGAAAGACGCCCCAAGAGCAAGAAGCGCTGCCAGCGCGGCCAGCGTCCCCACCACGTCGCCGAAACGCACGTACACCGTCAACTCATCCGTCGTCGACACATCCGCCACGAAAGACGCGGGCTCGAAGAGTTCGGTGCGGTGCGACACCCGCCCCAGCGGATCCACAACCTTCGATACCCCCGTGTTCCCCGAGCGCGCCGCCCCCATCCGTGTCTCGATGGAACGCATCACGAGGTGGGCCGGGTGCTGCCACAGGGCGCTCGAGCGGCTCCACCACGCGTCGCGGCCGAACCAGGAGTCGTTCGTGATGTTGACGAGGAAGTCCGCGCCGTTCCGCCGGTAGTGCCGCGCCAGGGGGGAGAAGATCGACTCGTAGCAGATCATCGTCCCGTACGCCGCGCTTCCCTCCTCGGTGGCGATCTCGATCGGGGCCTGCCACTCGCCGATGCCAAAGTTCCCCCCCGCGTAGGGGATGGCCTGGAACCACTCGGGGGGCATGAACGGCACCCGCTCCACGAACGGCACCAGAAAGCGCTTGTCATAGCGGTTGACGACGCCTTCTCCGGGGCGGAGGTGGAAGGCGGAGTTGAACGGCTGGTACTCCCGGTCGCCGAGGTCGTCCGCCCCGCGCCCTCCGACGGCGACCTCGGCGTCGAGCGCCTCGGCGACGCCCTCGGCCCAGGCGCGCGCCTCCTGCCATCCGGCATAGTCGTAGGAGGGAAGCGGATCGAAGATACCGGCCCCGAGCATCGTCTCGGGGAAGATCACGAGATCCATGCGCTCCCGGTCCGGCCACGCGGAGATGAGCGTCGCCGTCGACCGAAAGGCGCTGTCGGCCGACGCGGCGCGATCGGTGTTGCGCAGGTGCTGCGGGACGCTGGGCTGGACGACCCCGACGCGGGCCACGGGCCGCACCTCCAGCGTCTGCCAGCGCGCCACGGAATAGGCGATGGGGACGGCGAGCACGAGCAGGAGTCCGGCCGCGGGCCGCCGCGGCCCACGCCACCCTCCGGCCCGGTACGCGAGGTACCCCGACGCGACGAGGGCGTTCGCGAGCGCGAGCCAGAAGGAAAGCCCGCGGGCGCCCACGAGGTCCGCCGCGCCCACGAGGATGGGATAGGCCGAGAGCGTGTCGCCGAGTTGCATCCAGGGGAAGGAGACGTCGAGGAGGTGTGCCCGCAGCACCTCTCCGGCGGTCCAGAACACGGGGAACACGACGTAGAGCGGCCACCGGAAACGGGCCCTCACCAGGTGGATCCCGCCGGCCACCCAGGACATGAAGGTCGCGAGGATGAGGATCGGGGCGAGGAAGGCGAAGAACGCCCACCACGTGTAGAAGACGAGCGCGACGAGGAGCCAGTACAGCACGAGCGTGTAGTAGACGAGCCCGAAGAGGAATCCACCCTTGCGGGCCTGCCCGCGGCCCTCCGACGTCGCCGGGAGTTCCTCGAGCCAGACGATGAAGGGGACGAGCGCGACGAAGGAGGTCACGAGGAGATGGAAGGGAGGGTGCGCGAGCCCCATCAACACCCCGCCGAGGAGGAGGGGAGCGGCCCGCTCGGGGACGATCCGCGCGCGCCAGTTCAACCCGCGCCCTCCGGCGCCGCGCTGGTTTCCGCGTCCAGTGCCGCGTCCAGCGCTTCGCCGACCACGCCGAGCGTTTCCGCCAC
Above is a window of Candidatus Palauibacter scopulicola DNA encoding:
- a CDS encoding AMP-binding protein, with translation MNEPATPAPSSSFSLVSRDRRWSAEEIRAAGRAVAAILEEEGVGAGAVVAHQFPLDAAGAVALAAVAPEAAPGGSWVLAPAHAEWTSHERNAFVVALRPAAALTRRAAAWPATGWRPRAVAVPEIGEIVVHLHEPAEADLTLPSAPPGRADLAGIGAILPTSGTEGLPRFVAHEWRSLRANAAASNERLGFGAGDRWLATLAWAHVGGLAVPLRAAAAGATVALAGPRFDAASVARALDELAVTHISLVPAMLHGLLAVGARPPGSLRAVLLGGAATPPDLAERALSAGWPIALTYGLTEAGSQVTTATPAEVRAGDRSAGVPLTGVEVRIRPSGDAAAGPAGAPAPGHIEVRGDTLFRGYFGEAARPPAGWFATGDLGHLDARGRLAVTGRLRDRIVSGGANVDPAQVEAVLHAHPEVGEAAVIGLPDGRWGQVVVAVVGGAEPDLPGRLDAWCRERLSGPRVPRRWEVLDRLPRTATGKVDRARLRTDLRGG
- a CDS encoding 1,4-dihydroxy-2-naphthoate polyprenyltransferase, giving the protein MAPVTPGSAGAWVAGARLRTLPAAAGPVLAGGGLAWKDGGFAAAPFLAALGAALLIQIGTNFANDYSDFARGADTADRLGTPRVTQAGLLTAAAVRLGAAVSFALAVAAGIYLVIVGGWPIVWIGVGSILLAVCYTGGPWPYGYHGLGDLAVFILFGPVAVAGTYYVQLSRWAPEALLAGLGAGALATAILVVNNLRDIATDAAAGKRTLAVRIGPSATRVQYSLLVAAAIAVPPVGVMAGWWPPGALLASGAVLLAVAPLRVVWTYEDPRTLNPALAATARMTGAWGLLFAAGCLW
- the menB gene encoding 1,4-dihydroxy-2-naphthoyl-CoA synthase — encoded protein: MAETFSPPESGVDWEPAGEYGDITYHKSDGIARIAFNRPEVRNAFRPDTLFEMYEAFQDARDDERIGVVLLTGNGPSRDGKWAFCSGGDQRVRGTAGYVGEDGVARLNVLDLQRLIRSMPKPVIALVAGYAIGGGHVLHVVCDLTIAADNAVFGQTGPKVGSFDGGFGSSYLARSVGQKKAREIWYLCRQYGAEEAERMGLVNKVVPLARMEAEGVDWAREILGKSPLAIRCLKAAMNADCDGQAGLQELAGHATMLFYMTEEGQEGKNAFLEKRAPNFRQYPWRP
- the menD gene encoding 2-succinyl-5-enolpyruvyl-6-hydroxy-3-cyclohexene-1-carboxylic-acid synthase; translation: MSRTSAAPNRNALWARALVDGLARRGVSHACIGSGSRSAPLVDALAADDRFILHPHVDERSAAFFALGAGAASGRPAAVVTTSGTAAANLFPAVVEASRSEVPFLALTADRPAALRGTDANQTIDQRDLFGRYARRSIDLALPEPTAAGLARLGAAVEAAWRAALGPPAGPAHLNVQFAKPLEPVRVPGDVPPDLEPRLPGSPTPGDEPGALPPDAGGELAALLQGARRPLIVCGPNQRPGIGRAALTLAARMRAPLVADPLSGARFGSGAERWTMGSADLSLRADEVAAALRPDLVLRVGRAPTSAAVCRYLERHADAPQFVLDATHRWHDHLATKARPLTGDPVATLERAAATDSGEAEEAWFGRWRATDRAARLAVERSLAETWFEGAIANAMAESLPEGTPWFIGNSMPIRDIDAFTRATDRSLRTLGLRGASGIDGNVSAALGAAAACGRPSAALIGDLTLLHDVGALLADRPSGISLHLVVIQNRGGGIFHMLPIREHDPPFTPYVVMPQSVDLGAVAAAAGIPHRLVSSAAELREVVKAPGPGSEGRGLRLTEACVEREHNWQQRTAAIERAKEAARREI
- a CDS encoding isochorismate synthase, with translation MRASGRSRGRRAEEALEAARGAGCFASVTLRLPSIEPEAVLASPPVGVRGFWQSGPHWIAHAGAAAEIDSREGAPGPAPGDLIAWTRGRAEKLFSEPWVLDLDGEARRPRMHGGFAFDPARRADREPGFWEAFPSARFVLPAYEVEADERGAWLTVTRRFAAGTSGGQAIDRLRRRATRTREQLARLERQGAAPGPVPSATAIEELLDRRQWQRAVDEILEEIRSGRVRKVVLARSIDITLGRLPDSAAVLTALRTANPLAHLYLMQFARDRFLVGAAPELIGSLRGRRFRTMAVGGSTPRGADPASDAWLGRQLLDSRKNREEHLVVVEDIVERLRQSGVRIGAIPKPALLRLPRIQHLRTDLEAETRPGTHILSLVETLHPTAAVCGDPRAGARDIIRAHETEGRGWYAGPVGWFDEDGNGEFAPALRGGVARGPLLRLYAAAGLVSGSRAPAEWDETRVKLQTMLAALGVARTR
- a CDS encoding TonB-dependent receptor — translated: MTRRMEGKVGRRFARRGAWRLLAALACLPGAEGVAAQVPDTVSRDTVSFQLRELRIEALRPVASVSGASAVRLSLQSPRVAAVPLLDEALREIPFLQVRENSRGEAQPTLRGTESRQLSVLVDGVPLTLGWDARTDLSLIPVDAAREIQLFRGISSVLHGPNVLGGVVSIEIGHGSVDADRRLNGMQGGMDATGAAFGGVRLGRTWSSGDGGVSVQAGGGYRTRDGVPLPGGVVQPAATDPNRRLNSDLDHVSAFFTGRAESEGGAWVSTSAFGYRAERGVPPELHVMNPRRWRLPEAKRAVGTVSAGTGWGRTPFGTGDFEVSIGVDVGDAQIDEFETLAYEDVAGQEFADDRTLTFRGLSDHELGDGIVRTALTVAETRHVERLVPGGESTFRQRLFSLGGEVELPLAGPGAGFWSGARVSLGASWDRGSTPETGGREARETIDDWGARIGGSAQIGSRVRFHMGASRRVRFPSLRELYSGALGRFVPNHELAPEILRAAEGGVTGTVEAFGAEVEAQAVLFVQSFSNAIVRTGLGDGRFRRENRRRVDAAGIELLGDARWGNVSLGGDLTWQNVNVTDRRFEGRSLRAEYQPGIAVGAHVESPLPAGFRARAAVEAIGRQYCVDPDFDADIALDPTARVDLVVSREFAVSGPFRTLQTSLSLDNLADATVFDQCGLPQPGRLLRLQFRLF
- the lnt gene encoding apolipoprotein N-acyltransferase codes for the protein MNWRARIVPERAAPLLLGGVLMGLAHPPFHLLVTSFVALVPFIVWLEELPATSEGRGQARKGGFLFGLVYYTLVLYWLLVALVFYTWWAFFAFLAPILILATFMSWVAGGIHLVRARFRWPLYVVFPVFWTAGEVLRAHLLDVSFPWMQLGDTLSAYPILVGAADLVGARGLSFWLALANALVASGYLAYRAGGWRGPRRPAAGLLLVLAVPIAYSVARWQTLEVRPVARVGVVQPSVPQHLRNTDRAASADSAFRSTATLISAWPDRERMDLVIFPETMLGAGIFDPLPSYDYAGWQEARAWAEGVAEALDAEVAVGGRGADDLGDREYQPFNSAFHLRPGEGVVNRYDKRFLVPFVERVPFMPPEWFQAIPYAGGNFGIGEWQAPIEIATEEGSAAYGTMICYESIFSPLARHYRRNGADFLVNITNDSWFGRDAWWSRSSALWQHPAHLVMRSIETRMGAARSGNTGVSKVVDPLGRVSHRTELFEPASFVADVSTTDELTVYVRFGDVVGTLAALAALLALGASFLKDRTRRGRTPRGASGESVEQASGSA